The DNA segment GAAGATCGATTCAAGATCGTTTAAATCTCAGGGCGATCGCGGTTTGCTGGTTGTTATTTTGGTTGCGTACACCCAAGAAAGCGTGTCTTTTGTTCATGCCCCGAAATCTAGTTACTCCCAAAATCTTTTTGCTGCTGCTGGCGACAGCCACTTTGGTATCTAGCTGGGTATTACCAAATTGGCTATGGCAGTTCGGATTCTTAAAGGAAATGTTTTTTTAAAGCAATGACTGAGAACTCTTTTTTAAGAATCGCTCAACCTACTAATACTCAGGCAGCAGTTTCACCCCCTAAACCTGAGCCGAAGCTTTGGGAAACCGAACTCTTTCAACTCTCTGCTATGGCAGGTATTCTTGCCCTGCTGATGATTTGGGCTTCTCTAGCAAAGAAAAAGCCTCAGCTTACTTCAGCTAGAATGGCAAATCGTTGGGACAAACTGTACGCTACCAATCGAGCCTTGGAACACATGAAAGCTACGGCTAGCCACAAATGCACCCCTAGTGCAGCCTGGTGTGGTACGCCTAAATACTCATACAAATTTTTGGGACTCAAATGGGCATCCCGACTACAGGTGATTTTACACAACACTATGCCTACGACCTGGATTCCCGATATCGGTCGGGGAGTTCTTGTTTTAGGTTCGCCTGGTTCGGGTAAAACCTTTTCCTTTATCGATCGCGTTATCGAAGCACTCTTTGCCCAAGGTGTCAGCGTATTACTCTACGACAAAAAAGGCGACCAGATGAAGCTGCATACTTCTTTGGCATCTCGTTACGGCTATACCGTAGATGTTTTTGCCCCTGGAGGAGTTGGATTAGAAACGGGTGAAGATCCTGATACGCCTGGAGCAGACTACACCTGTGTCATCAACGTCTTGGACTTTATGAAAGACCCCCGCGATGCTACTACCGCAGGGGAGTTGGGCAAAATCTTGATTGATTCTCAAGGAAAAGGCGACGGCAAAAAAGACTTTTTCTCCCAGACTGGAGGCATATTCGCGACAGGATTGATGCAGCTTGCCAAATCTAGTAAGTATCCCGATTTGCCAATGGTTTATGCTATTACTCAACTACCGAATTTGGTCGAGCGTCTTGACTGGGCAGTACGGCGGGACGACGATCGCAAACTAGACCCGTGGATTGCTGCGACTATTTCTAATTTCCTCTCTTCAAAAGAATCAGAAAAAACCGCAGCTTCGATTAAGACTACAGCCGAAATTACCTTTACGGGTTTTATCCAAAATGACCTTCTGCCCTGCATGATTGGCAAGAGTACCATTCCTTTATATCTCAAACCCAAACAATTACTGGTGATGAAGTTAGACGATCGCCGACGTAGCATTATCGCCCCTCTTATTACCATGTGTATGCATCTCACTATTGTCGAAAACCTGAGTGAGAAAAGGAAAAATCCCTTCTGCTATTGTCTGGACGAAGTTACTAGTCTGGGGGTATTTGCCAAACTGAGCGAACACATTAACGAATACCGTTCCAACGGCGGTATTCCTATTCTGGGAGCACAAAGCTTAAATCAATTCTTTGAACTTTACGGTAAAGAACGAGGCAAAGCATTAGTGTCAGGTCTATTTACTCACGTGCTATTTGGACCAAACGACTCGGTAACAGCCGAAGAATACTCAAAGAAAATTGGCAATAAGACTGTAACTACCACTTCTGTTTCTCGTTCGCGATCGCCCAACGGAGCATCCACTTCTATCAATCAGCAGACTCATCAGATCCCTTTGATAAGTGTCGATGCGATCGAACGTTTTCCTCAAGGCAAAGCAATCATCTTAAACCCTGGCTACGGTGACAAAAACGATGTCAAAAGACCAGTCATGGGTAAAATTGGCGTACCCAAAGAAGATATCGAGCGAGCAATCGAGGCAGAAACCGTAATCTGGAAAGAAAAAATTCGTCCAGTTCTGGCTAATCGAAAGGCTCAATTAATTAGGTCTCGCGAACAAAATTATATTGACCTGAGTAAATTAGATGAAACTCAAAAGCAGGACTGGACAACCGAACAATTAAATCTCAGGCTTGCTGCTGCGGAAGAATTACTGCCCATGCCTCCTGATAGTAATAAGTAGCAATCTGCAATTATATAATTTCAGAATTATGCAATTTCAAAATTATATAATTGTAAAAATCTATAATCTATGTTGCGAAATCTAAAATCGTATAAATCTAAATTTGACACAAATTCAATAGAACCAAATTATCAAATTAAAACTTTGGCGCAATAATCTGTGAGGAACTTTAAGAAAACTTGAACTCGCGGAGATAAATTGCGTTGATGGGTAAATAAAGCCTGAACCATTAGCCCTGGTGGTAATTGTTCTGAAAACAGCAACTTCAATCGTTTTTGCTCGACTTCTTCATGAACCTGAAAGTTTAATAGTCGAGTAATACCTAAACCTGCCAGAGCAGCATTTTTAAGTGCGCCACCATTATCAGAGTTAAATTTGCCTTTTACGGCAATTGTCCGCCAAGTTTCGCCAATTAAAAATTCCCAAGATACGGGCTGTCCGTTAAACAGATAACGAAGGCAGTTATGATGTATTAAATCTTGTGGCGTGTTGGGCGTACCGTGTGTTTTCAGATAATTTGGCGAAGCACAAAGAGCAAAATTAGCCCGTCCCAAATGTCTGCGGATTAAGCTAGAGTCTTCTAGATCTCCCAAGCGAATTGCTACATCAATTCCTTCTACAACCAAATCCACAAAGCGATCGCTCAATCGTAAATCTATTTCAATATCTGGATACTGCCGAAGAAACTCTGGAATAGACTGGACTAAAAGCCATTGCCCGAAATCGAGTGAAGTGCTTACGGTTAGTTTACCCTGGGGTTTACCGCCTGAAATTAGATTATCGTTGGCTTCCTCAAGTTCTCGCAATAGTCGCGAAATACGCTCATAGTAAGCTGTCCCTTCATTGGTCAAACTAAGAGAGCGAGTCGTTCGCTGTAACAAACGCACTCCCAAACGGTCTTCTAATTTTGAGACACGTTTGCTGATGGCAGAGGGAGTAGTCGCAAGGGATCGCGCTGCTGCACTAAAGCTATTGAGTTCTACAGCTTTGACAAAGGCAATTAGTTCGGCGAATTGGTTAAACCCACTCAGCATTTGTTCTTATTTGACATAAATGTTTTGCCATTGTAGGGGTTTTTCTTCTCGGTAAGCAAAAGTTAGGCTGACTTTGAATATAAAATAGCTAAAACATAAATAAATGAATACAAAAAAAGTTGCGATCGTTACCGCAGCAAGTCGGGCAATAGGTGCGGGATGTGCTAGAGAGTTGGCGGCACGAGGATATCAAGTTTCATTAATGGCGCGAAGTAAAAGTGTTTTAGATTTAGCGCAAGAGTTAGATGGTATTGCCGTACAAGGATCGATCTCGGTTTCTGAAGATTTAGAAAGATTGGTTGAGAACACACTAAGTAAATTCGGCAGGATCGATGCGGTGGTTAATAGTTTTGGCGATCCGCCTCGTCCAGACTTGCTCGATATTGATGATGAAATGTGGCTCGAAAATTTTAAAATGCTGTTTTTAAGCGTAGTTCGCATTGCCAAATTGGTAACAAAACCAATGCAAGAACGAGGAGGTGGCGCGATTGTTAATATCTCCGCTTGTGACTCTCAAGAACCAGCATTAGGAACTCCTTTTAGCGGTACACTCCGCGCTGCTATGGAAGGTTTCACTAAACTATATGCCAAACGGTATCGGGCTGACCAT comes from the Myxosarcina sp. GI1 genome and includes:
- a CDS encoding type IV secretory system conjugative DNA transfer family protein, with the translated sequence MTENSFLRIAQPTNTQAAVSPPKPEPKLWETELFQLSAMAGILALLMIWASLAKKKPQLTSARMANRWDKLYATNRALEHMKATASHKCTPSAAWCGTPKYSYKFLGLKWASRLQVILHNTMPTTWIPDIGRGVLVLGSPGSGKTFSFIDRVIEALFAQGVSVLLYDKKGDQMKLHTSLASRYGYTVDVFAPGGVGLETGEDPDTPGADYTCVINVLDFMKDPRDATTAGELGKILIDSQGKGDGKKDFFSQTGGIFATGLMQLAKSSKYPDLPMVYAITQLPNLVERLDWAVRRDDDRKLDPWIAATISNFLSSKESEKTAASIKTTAEITFTGFIQNDLLPCMIGKSTIPLYLKPKQLLVMKLDDRRRSIIAPLITMCMHLTIVENLSEKRKNPFCYCLDEVTSLGVFAKLSEHINEYRSNGGIPILGAQSLNQFFELYGKERGKALVSGLFTHVLFGPNDSVTAEEYSKKIGNKTVTTTSVSRSRSPNGASTSINQQTHQIPLISVDAIERFPQGKAIILNPGYGDKNDVKRPVMGKIGVPKEDIERAIEAETVIWKEKIRPVLANRKAQLIRSREQNYIDLSKLDETQKQDWTTEQLNLRLAAAEELLPMPPDSNK
- a CDS encoding LysR family transcriptional regulator, translated to MLSGFNQFAELIAFVKAVELNSFSAAARSLATTPSAISKRVSKLEDRLGVRLLQRTTRSLSLTNEGTAYYERISRLLRELEEANDNLISGGKPQGKLTVSTSLDFGQWLLVQSIPEFLRQYPDIEIDLRLSDRFVDLVVEGIDVAIRLGDLEDSSLIRRHLGRANFALCASPNYLKTHGTPNTPQDLIHHNCLRYLFNGQPVSWEFLIGETWRTIAVKGKFNSDNGGALKNAALAGLGITRLLNFQVHEEVEQKRLKLLFSEQLPPGLMVQALFTHQRNLSPRVQVFLKFLTDYCAKVLI
- a CDS encoding SDR family oxidoreductase, coding for MNTKKVAIVTAASRAIGAGCARELAARGYQVSLMARSKSVLDLAQELDGIAVQGSISVSEDLERLVENTLSKFGRIDAVVNSFGDPPRPDLLDIDDEMWLENFKMLFLSVVRIAKLVTKPMQERGGGAIVNISACDSQEPALGTPFSGTLRAAMEGFTKLYAKRYRADHIRMNSVAPFFVADSIEELEGWDVPSDLMWDRPATYSELAKTVAFLLSDDAKFVTGTTLKIDEARSAAI